In the Desulfovibrio sp. X2 genome, one interval contains:
- a CDS encoding (2Fe-2S)-binding protein, translated as MAHEACAHKTPEKLSRRAFIKGVIAAGAVSWAGCMFRGSALAGQKASPGGVERLITLNVNGRQRHVDVMPQETLVMTLRSKLGLTGTKIGCDRGECGACTVLVDDVPQYSCSVLTHSVRGRRILTVEGLSAPGGALHPLQQGVLDEQGFQCGYCAPGFLMAAAGFLKANPDPTRAELARAVSGNLCRCQDYEKILNGLMRGAEYMRRA; from the coding sequence ATGGCACACGAGGCATGCGCGCACAAAACGCCCGAAAAGCTTTCGCGCCGGGCGTTCATCAAGGGCGTCATCGCGGCCGGGGCCGTGTCCTGGGCGGGCTGCATGTTCCGCGGCAGCGCCCTGGCGGGGCAGAAGGCCTCGCCGGGCGGCGTGGAACGGCTGATCACCCTGAACGTCAACGGTCGGCAGCGCCACGTGGACGTCATGCCCCAGGAGACCCTGGTCATGACCCTGCGCTCCAAGCTCGGCCTGACCGGCACCAAGATCGGCTGCGACCGCGGCGAATGCGGCGCCTGCACCGTGCTCGTGGACGACGTGCCGCAGTACTCCTGCTCCGTCCTCACCCATTCGGTCAGGGGCAGGCGCATCCTGACCGTGGAAGGGCTGTCCGCGCCCGGCGGCGCGCTCCATCCCCTGCAGCAGGGCGTGCTCGACGAACAGGGCTTCCAGTGCGGCTACTGCGCACCGGGCTTCCTCATGGCCGCGGCAGGCTTCCTGAAGGCCAACCCGGACCCCACCCGGGCGGAGCTGGCCCGCGCCGTCTCCGGCAACCTCTGCCGCTGCCAGGACTACGAGAAGATCCTTAACGGCCTCATGCGGGGCGCCGAATACATGAGGAGGGCGTGA
- a CDS encoding response regulator transcription factor: MIPVLMIDDDEELCGLVGQSLSGEAMHLDAAYDGKAGLDMALGGEHDIVLLDVNLPGLTGFEVLRRIRGEGGPPVLMLTGRDGELDRVLGLEMGADDYLAKPFSTRELAARIRAILRRAAAPAAPANKPLEMCGVRLDPGTMRLWRGEEEITATSAEFALLELLMRRAGEAVGREEIAQQVLGRPHIPYDRNVDMHVCNLRRKLGKGPDGGEYIRTVRGSGYLFCRGH, encoded by the coding sequence ATGATCCCCGTATTGATGATCGACGACGACGAAGAGCTTTGCGGACTGGTGGGACAGAGCCTGTCCGGCGAGGCCATGCACCTCGATGCCGCCTACGACGGCAAGGCGGGGTTGGACATGGCGCTCGGCGGCGAGCACGACATCGTGCTCTTGGACGTGAACCTGCCCGGGCTGACCGGCTTCGAGGTCCTGCGGAGGATACGCGGGGAGGGGGGGCCGCCCGTGCTCATGCTCACGGGCCGGGACGGCGAGCTCGACCGCGTCCTGGGCCTGGAGATGGGGGCGGACGACTATCTCGCCAAGCCCTTCAGCACGCGCGAGCTGGCCGCCCGCATCCGGGCCATCCTGCGTCGCGCGGCCGCACCGGCCGCGCCCGCGAACAAACCCCTGGAGATGTGCGGCGTGCGCCTGGATCCCGGCACCATGCGGCTGTGGCGGGGAGAGGAGGAGATAACGGCCACCTCGGCCGAGTTCGCCCTGCTCGAACTGCTCATGCGGCGCGCGGGCGAGGCCGTGGGGCGCGAGGAGATCGCGCAGCAGGTGCTGGGCCGTCCCCACATCCCCTACGACCGCAACGTGGACATGCACGTCTGCAACCTGCGCCGCAAGCTCGGCAAGGGACCGGACGGCGGCGAGTACATCCGGACCGTGCGCGGCTCGGGCTATCTTTTCTGCCGCGGGCACTGA
- a CDS encoding xanthine dehydrogenase family protein molybdopterin-binding subunit: MAEKPLASPFSVIGKDYTTPDLRAKLTGSARYSEDFRAEGMLYCRLLTSPMPHARVKRLDTSAALAMPGVKAVVTVDDLPAPADAVTDTGAVIKADKWTQRGLTMEPLYQGEPVLAVAAVDELTAAEAIEKIEIEFEPLPFVIDPLESLKPGGPNARTDGNVWMKSESGKGQAEVRELKWSSDDFKKAPDGLMPTGKAAGEWSYGDLDAGFSDAALVLDESFTTPNTNHIALETRSTLAYWQNGKVFIHSGTQSTMQTVPAIARWLNVDTDKVVFVSEYTGGGFGGKITASIQLIIPAVLAKKTGVPVMMRISRDDEYAIGGVRPSLHGRMKAGFSREGRLLALDLFVVQDNGPYAENHDAAAAGMVTSLLYQPQAMRWRGLSVLTNTPFHVSQTAPGGLQGVAFLETLMAKAARRLGMDQLAIRRLNAPAGKAPLLAPGPDGKRPYCTSSFVRQALDRGAELFAWQERTAQNRDGADKGSMIRGLGVSLGCFVAGSTGYDGLFVIRPDGTVRIQSGIGNLGTESVSDSHRVVAESLGVPWERCKLVWGDTGKHLPWTCVSGGSQTIHAMTRAALAACLDAKKKLCEIAAKARGGSPDDYEVAGGRVLRRGGGEAMGFAEAAARAVQLGGAYDGHEFPDELNRLTKASVQALAGQGLLAVGKDTFGRDGRTFSYVASFAEVEVDRATGMYRILDFLVVGDVGVVVHPRALGGQLLGRSMLGIGHAVGQGWVYDTHYGLPLAKRFYHSRPPTILDAPERMRWDALGIPDPETPIGARGVGEPPTTGACSAVLNALRDALGDDAFRRAPVTADTVLDFLESGRFGRSAHTAG, encoded by the coding sequence ATGGCCGAAAAGCCCTTGGCTTCCCCCTTCTCCGTCATCGGAAAGGACTACACGACCCCGGACCTGCGCGCCAAGCTGACGGGCAGCGCCAGGTACTCCGAGGACTTCCGCGCCGAGGGCATGCTGTACTGCAGGCTCCTCACGAGCCCCATGCCGCACGCCCGCGTGAAGCGCCTGGACACCTCCGCGGCCCTGGCCATGCCCGGGGTCAAGGCCGTGGTCACCGTGGACGACCTGCCCGCCCCGGCCGACGCCGTGACCGACACGGGCGCGGTCATCAAGGCCGACAAGTGGACGCAGCGCGGGCTGACCATGGAGCCGCTCTACCAGGGCGAGCCGGTCCTGGCAGTGGCCGCGGTGGACGAACTCACGGCCGCCGAGGCCATCGAGAAGATCGAGATCGAGTTCGAGCCGCTGCCCTTCGTCATCGACCCCCTGGAGAGCCTGAAGCCCGGCGGACCGAACGCGCGCACGGACGGCAACGTCTGGATGAAGTCCGAGTCCGGAAAGGGGCAGGCCGAGGTGCGCGAGCTCAAGTGGAGTTCCGACGACTTCAAAAAGGCTCCGGACGGCCTCATGCCCACGGGCAAGGCCGCGGGAGAGTGGAGCTACGGCGACCTCGACGCCGGATTTTCGGACGCCGCCCTGGTCCTGGACGAGAGCTTCACCACGCCCAATACCAACCACATAGCCCTGGAGACGCGTTCCACCCTGGCCTACTGGCAAAACGGCAAGGTCTTCATCCACTCCGGCACGCAGAGCACCATGCAGACCGTGCCTGCCATCGCCCGCTGGCTGAACGTGGACACGGACAAGGTGGTCTTCGTCAGCGAGTACACGGGCGGCGGTTTCGGCGGCAAGATCACCGCCTCCATCCAGCTGATCATCCCGGCCGTGCTGGCGAAGAAGACCGGCGTGCCGGTGATGATGCGCATAAGCCGCGACGACGAGTACGCCATCGGCGGCGTGCGGCCGAGCCTGCACGGCCGCATGAAGGCGGGCTTCTCCAGGGAGGGCCGCCTCCTGGCCCTGGATCTCTTCGTGGTCCAGGACAACGGCCCGTACGCGGAGAACCACGACGCCGCGGCCGCAGGCATGGTGACCTCGCTCCTCTACCAGCCGCAGGCCATGCGCTGGCGCGGCCTCTCCGTGCTCACCAACACCCCCTTCCACGTCTCCCAGACCGCGCCGGGCGGACTGCAGGGCGTGGCCTTCCTGGAAACGCTCATGGCCAAGGCCGCGCGCAGGCTCGGCATGGACCAGCTGGCCATCCGCCGCCTGAACGCGCCCGCGGGCAAGGCACCGCTCCTGGCCCCGGGGCCGGACGGAAAACGCCCGTACTGCACGAGCTCCTTCGTGCGCCAGGCCCTGGACCGCGGCGCCGAACTCTTCGCCTGGCAGGAGCGAACGGCCCAGAACAGGGACGGCGCGGACAAGGGCTCCATGATCCGGGGACTCGGCGTGTCCCTGGGCTGCTTTGTGGCCGGGTCCACCGGCTACGACGGGCTCTTCGTCATCCGGCCGGACGGCACGGTGCGCATCCAGTCCGGTATCGGCAACCTGGGCACGGAATCCGTGAGCGACTCCCACCGCGTGGTGGCCGAATCGCTCGGCGTGCCCTGGGAACGCTGCAAGCTCGTCTGGGGCGACACGGGAAAGCACCTGCCCTGGACCTGCGTCTCGGGCGGCAGCCAGACCATCCACGCCATGACCCGCGCGGCCCTGGCCGCCTGCCTGGACGCCAAGAAGAAGCTCTGCGAGATCGCGGCCAAGGCGCGCGGCGGCTCGCCGGACGACTACGAGGTCGCGGGCGGGCGCGTGCTGCGCCGCGGGGGCGGGGAGGCCATGGGCTTCGCCGAGGCTGCGGCCCGCGCGGTACAGCTCGGCGGCGCCTACGACGGCCACGAGTTCCCCGACGAGCTGAACCGGCTGACCAAGGCATCCGTGCAGGCCCTGGCCGGGCAGGGCCTGCTGGCCGTGGGCAAGGACACCTTCGGCCGCGACGGCCGGACCTTCTCCTACGTGGCCAGCTTCGCCGAGGTGGAGGTGGACCGCGCCACCGGCATGTACCGCATCCTCGACTTCCTGGTGGTCGGGGACGTGGGCGTGGTCGTGCACCCGCGCGCCCTGGGCGGGCAGCTGCTCGGCCGCTCCATGCTCGGCATCGGCCACGCCGTCGGCCAGGGCTGGGTCTACGACACGCACTACGGCCTGCCGCTGGCCAAGCGCTTCTACCACAGCAGGCCGCCCACGATCCTCGACGCGCCCGAGCGCATGCGCTGGGATGCCCTTGGCATCCCGGACCCCGAGACGCCGATCGGCGCGCGCGGCGTGGGCGAGCCGCCCACCACGGGCGCCTGCTCCGCGGTGCTGAACGCCCTGCGCGACGCCCTGGGCGACGACGCCTTCAGGCGCGCGCCCGTGACCGCGGACACGGTCCTGGACTTTCTCGAGTCCGGGCGTTTTGGCCGGTCCGCGCATACGGCAGGCTGA
- a CDS encoding RNA polymerase sigma factor, with amino-acid sequence MTADKYGRANDAADTSDIFQDVMLRLVARGGHLLRSFDPSRGSLRTWLAVVARSVTLDALRRRPSREVSVDETFFELTPAPVARENEPGRTPLFPHPALSTRQNQVMGMIFDRDMDVREVAGLLAVGEQTVRSLKHQALTRLRGMVAQPA; translated from the coding sequence ATGACAGCCGACAAGTACGGCCGGGCGAACGACGCCGCCGACACGTCCGACATCTTCCAGGACGTCATGCTCCGGCTGGTGGCCCGCGGCGGGCACCTGCTGCGCAGCTTCGACCCCTCCCGCGGATCGCTGCGCACCTGGCTGGCCGTGGTGGCGCGCTCCGTGACCCTGGACGCCCTGCGCCGCCGTCCCTCGCGCGAGGTGTCCGTGGACGAGACCTTCTTCGAGCTGACCCCCGCGCCCGTGGCGCGGGAGAACGAGCCGGGACGCACCCCCCTCTTCCCCCACCCGGCTCTCAGCACCCGGCAAAATCAGGTCATGGGCATGATCTTCGACCGCGACATGGATGTCCGCGAAGTGGCCGGGCTTCTCGCCGTGGGCGAGCAGACCGTGCGCAGCCTGAAGCACCAGGCCCTGACCCGGCTGCGCGGCATGGTCGCCCAGCCCGCCTAG
- a CDS encoding xanthine dehydrogenase family protein subunit M, which translates to MATIRDVMPEFALYRPTGAADAVGLLDKYGADAWAMAGGQDSLDWFKDRIKRPKVVVDLSMVDELRGIRPLEGGLEIGALTTLSEVERHPQVRAKFSLLAQAAGAAASPQIRNRGTLGGNASQDSRCWYYRSGFDCYRAGGHTCYADTPVGQNREHAVFGAGRCVTVNPSDTAPALAALDARMVIRSVTGTREVAAVDYFVGPEIDITRLTVLGPGDLLTAVRIPGTWAGADFHFEKVRDRQVWDFALVNIAAAFLPAVGGGAVGDARIVLNGVAPRPLRLSRVEDFLRGKARDAATAETAGAMAAQGAEPLQHNGYKVALARNLVARAVLGTGRGHGGGKEAA; encoded by the coding sequence ATGGCGACGATACGCGACGTGATGCCCGAATTCGCGCTCTACCGGCCGACCGGCGCCGCCGACGCGGTGGGGCTGCTCGACAAGTACGGGGCCGACGCCTGGGCCATGGCCGGAGGGCAGGACAGCCTGGACTGGTTCAAGGACCGCATCAAGCGGCCCAAGGTGGTGGTCGACCTCTCCATGGTCGACGAGCTTCGCGGCATCCGGCCCTTGGAGGGCGGCCTCGAGATCGGGGCGCTGACCACGCTCTCCGAGGTGGAGCGCCACCCGCAGGTGCGGGCGAAGTTCTCCCTGCTCGCCCAGGCCGCGGGCGCGGCGGCCTCGCCGCAGATCAGGAACCGCGGCACCCTCGGCGGCAACGCCTCGCAGGACTCGCGCTGCTGGTACTACCGCAGCGGCTTCGACTGCTACCGCGCCGGAGGCCACACCTGCTACGCGGACACGCCCGTGGGGCAGAACCGCGAGCACGCCGTCTTCGGCGCCGGCCGCTGCGTCACGGTCAATCCCTCGGACACGGCCCCGGCCCTGGCGGCGCTGGATGCGCGCATGGTCATCCGCAGCGTCACGGGCACGCGCGAGGTGGCGGCGGTTGACTACTTCGTCGGCCCGGAGATCGACATCACGCGGCTGACCGTGCTGGGGCCGGGCGACCTGCTGACCGCGGTGCGCATCCCCGGGACCTGGGCCGGGGCGGACTTCCATTTCGAGAAGGTCCGCGACCGCCAGGTCTGGGACTTCGCCCTGGTGAACATCGCCGCGGCCTTCCTGCCCGCGGTCGGGGGCGGGGCGGTCGGCGACGCGCGCATCGTGCTGAACGGCGTGGCGCCCCGGCCGCTGCGGCTTTCCCGCGTGGAGGACTTCCTGCGCGGCAAGGCGCGCGACGCGGCCACGGCCGAAACCGCTGGCGCGATGGCGGCGCAGGGGGCCGAGCCCCTGCAGCACAACGGCTACAAGGTCGCCCTGGCGCGCAACCTGGTGGCCCGGGCCGTACTGGGTACAGGCCGCGGCCACGGCGGCGGCAAGGAGGCGGCATGA
- a CDS encoding sensor histidine kinase gives MPEAARAVRRTSRMPTAAALACLALAVVLCWLPWAGAPDLGGPPEPSLSAPIWVDVAWMPDFGAGLTPAEVLSRLDRFSPFGPQAFEAINESPAAWFLLRMVTAPPPGGVVLEMANPVAMRFSLVLPGAGGASPRVQTAQGRFVEFYLPDDAPRSILVRCAGQDMPKHPPRFVAERLHAREVGHKGLALGMFYGGLLLIAAVNILFGLLLGEPGHAWYAASLAFLGAIFFLAFDDVTGATFLGELNVGVPGRVLALGWLFCWCGLVRSFIHTARRTPRVDLVLRLLMAAFVLLLPMAVWSRQGAMRHIFFSMALLIPLLALFAGRQAMRRGFAPARLFLVAWGLALLLPLLPVLHRALHLGPRISPGHAVSLVLLLQAAVFTTSLLDKVRAMQAENIRLLERRRADARVVDTQRRLFREVSHELAGPLSRLGLAIELCGRGGDVPGLVPRMSREHRALTTLRGQMLDLARLDDATAPGPARPGGLVDLTLLAAHAARDAGEEAGPGAVRVQAPGELPVHGDAVLLRRALDNLVRNALVHAGPPVTIRVEKDGGRALLAVRDEGPGVAGEDLERIFEPFERAAHGPRAEEGSGLGLSIVRRVAEAHGGRAWAANRERGGLAVFIELPLPAVAADMEQTESPARSEA, from the coding sequence ATGCCCGAGGCCGCCCGCGCCGTCCGGCGCACCAGCCGGATGCCCACGGCCGCGGCGCTGGCCTGCCTCGCGCTGGCAGTGGTCCTGTGCTGGCTGCCGTGGGCCGGGGCGCCGGACCTCGGCGGACCGCCAGAGCCGTCCCTGTCCGCGCCCATATGGGTGGACGTGGCCTGGATGCCGGACTTCGGCGCCGGGCTCACCCCGGCCGAGGTCCTTTCCCGCCTGGACCGCTTCAGCCCCTTCGGCCCCCAGGCCTTCGAGGCCATCAACGAGAGCCCGGCCGCCTGGTTCCTGCTGCGCATGGTCACGGCCCCGCCGCCGGGCGGCGTGGTCCTCGAGATGGCCAACCCCGTGGCCATGCGCTTCTCCCTGGTTCTGCCCGGAGCGGGCGGCGCCTCCCCGCGCGTGCAGACGGCGCAGGGCCGCTTCGTGGAGTTCTATCTGCCCGACGACGCGCCGCGAAGCATCCTCGTGCGCTGCGCGGGCCAGGACATGCCCAAGCACCCGCCGCGTTTCGTGGCCGAGCGGCTGCACGCCCGCGAGGTCGGGCACAAGGGGCTGGCGCTCGGCATGTTCTACGGCGGGCTCCTGCTCATCGCCGCGGTCAACATCCTCTTCGGCCTGCTCCTGGGCGAGCCGGGCCACGCCTGGTACGCGGCCTCGCTGGCCTTTCTGGGGGCCATCTTCTTCCTGGCCTTCGACGACGTGACCGGCGCGACCTTCCTGGGCGAGCTGAACGTGGGCGTGCCGGGCCGCGTGCTGGCGCTCGGCTGGCTCTTCTGCTGGTGCGGCCTCGTCCGCTCCTTCATCCACACGGCGCGGCGCACGCCCCGCGTGGACCTGGTGCTGCGCCTGCTCATGGCCGCCTTCGTGCTCCTCCTGCCCATGGCGGTCTGGAGCAGGCAGGGCGCCATGCGCCACATCTTCTTCTCCATGGCGCTGCTCATCCCGCTGCTCGCGCTCTTCGCGGGCCGGCAGGCCATGCGCCGCGGCTTCGCCCCGGCCCGCCTCTTCCTGGTGGCCTGGGGGCTGGCGCTCCTTCTGCCGCTGCTGCCGGTGCTGCATCGCGCCCTGCACCTGGGGCCGCGCATCAGCCCGGGGCACGCCGTGTCCCTGGTCCTGCTGCTGCAGGCCGCGGTCTTCACTACCTCGCTGCTGGACAAGGTGCGGGCCATGCAGGCCGAGAACATCCGTCTGCTCGAGCGCAGGCGGGCGGACGCGCGCGTGGTGGACACGCAGCGCAGGCTCTTTCGCGAGGTCTCGCACGAGCTCGCCGGGCCGCTCTCGCGCCTGGGGCTGGCCATAGAGCTCTGCGGCAGGGGCGGCGACGTGCCCGGCCTCGTGCCGCGCATGTCGCGCGAGCACAGGGCGTTGACCACCCTGCGCGGCCAGATGCTCGACCTGGCCCGCCTCGACGACGCGACGGCGCCCGGGCCCGCGCGGCCGGGCGGGCTGGTGGACCTGACGTTGCTCGCGGCGCACGCCGCCAGGGACGCGGGCGAGGAGGCCGGACCCGGCGCGGTGCGCGTGCAGGCCCCGGGAGAGCTGCCCGTGCACGGCGACGCCGTGCTGCTCAGGCGCGCCCTGGACAACCTGGTGCGCAATGCCCTGGTCCATGCCGGACCGCCCGTGACCATACGGGTGGAGAAGGACGGCGGGCGGGCCCTGCTCGCAGTGCGCGACGAGGGGCCGGGCGTGGCCGGGGAGGATCTGGAACGGATCTTCGAGCCTTTCGAGCGCGCTGCGCACGGCCCGCGGGCCGAGGAGGGCAGCGGGCTCGGCCTGTCCATCGTGCGCCGCGTGGCCGAGGCGCACGGCGGCAGGGCCTGGGCCGCCAACCGGGAGCGGGGCGGACTTGCCGTGTTCATCGAGCTGCCCCTGCCCGCCGTGGCCGCGGACATGGAGCAGACGGAGAGCCCCGCCCGGTCCGAGGCCTAG
- a CDS encoding cysteine hydrolase, whose translation MVFRRTPPGLHPARRATRLGRGPALALLAVLAVLAVAGWAFPALAGDIVADWEQAAPPAAPEPRVVQLAGAKAALLVLDIEEHTCNAERRPRCLETVPAITELVRRARASGMPVIHSLARSGTREGILPSVAPLPDEPVIQSSVDKFYKTKLAALLKERGVKTVVVTGTAAHGAVLATATEAAVRGLDVVLPVDCISSESLYTEQAAVWLLHEGPATRGRLKLTRAAMIVMPGELTAAP comes from the coding sequence ATGGTTTTCCGCCGCACGCCCCCCGGTCTCCATCCTGCCCGCCGCGCGACCCGCCTCGGGCGCGGCCCGGCACTCGCCCTCCTCGCCGTTCTCGCCGTTCTCGCCGTCGCGGGATGGGCGTTCCCGGCCCTGGCAGGGGACATCGTGGCCGACTGGGAGCAGGCCGCGCCCCCGGCCGCGCCCGAGCCCCGGGTCGTGCAGCTTGCGGGCGCGAAGGCGGCCCTGCTCGTGCTCGACATCGAGGAGCACACCTGCAACGCCGAGCGCAGGCCGCGCTGCCTCGAGACCGTACCGGCCATCACAGAGCTCGTGCGCCGCGCCCGCGCCTCCGGCATGCCCGTGATCCACAGCCTGGCCAGGAGCGGCACGCGGGAGGGCATACTGCCGTCCGTGGCCCCCCTGCCGGACGAACCGGTGATCCAGTCGAGCGTGGACAAGTTCTACAAGACGAAGCTCGCCGCCCTGCTCAAGGAGCGCGGCGTGAAGACCGTCGTCGTCACCGGCACGGCCGCCCACGGCGCGGTGCTGGCCACGGCCACCGAGGCCGCGGTGCGCGGCCTGGACGTGGTCCTGCCCGTGGACTGCATCTCGTCCGAGTCGCTCTACACCGAGCAGGCTGCGGTCTGGCTGCTGCACGAAGGGCCCGCCACCCGCGGGCGCCTCAAGCTCACCCGCGCGGCCATGATCGTCATGCCCGGCGAGCTGACCGCCGCGCCCTAG
- a CDS encoding cytochrome b/b6 domain-containing protein codes for MNLITWGHTPWEQSVPLHVAWDLLRVALGLGLGFALVHLFWARGRAGQTPGEGTDAAAAVHVPARVARHSLSARLFHWIMAAAMLTLLATAFLPKAGLLFAWVNLHWMAGTVLVLAILFHIVNAVFFMDFASIWPNARDLRDAGRGIGRAFGGMGPAPGKPGKYALLNKLYHLAILACGLAMAATGVLLLFKVRTPFFTRDPYILSEAAWGVVYLLHGFTGVALVALVIVHVYFAARPEERAVTRSMVVGSLDRDFYLAHHDPKLWPAEAPRGAKEKA; via the coding sequence ATGAACCTGATCACGTGGGGACACACCCCCTGGGAGCAATCCGTTCCCCTGCACGTTGCCTGGGATCTGCTCCGGGTGGCCCTGGGCCTCGGCCTCGGCTTCGCGCTGGTGCACCTCTTCTGGGCGCGCGGCCGTGCCGGGCAGACGCCCGGCGAGGGCACGGACGCGGCCGCCGCGGTCCACGTCCCGGCCAGGGTGGCGCGGCATTCCCTGTCCGCCCGGCTGTTCCACTGGATCATGGCCGCGGCCATGCTGACCCTGCTGGCGACGGCCTTCCTGCCCAAGGCGGGCCTGCTCTTTGCCTGGGTGAACCTGCACTGGATGGCAGGCACGGTGCTGGTCCTGGCGATCCTCTTCCACATCGTCAACGCCGTCTTCTTCATGGACTTCGCCTCCATCTGGCCGAACGCCAGGGACCTGCGCGATGCGGGCAGGGGCATCGGCCGCGCCTTCGGCGGCATGGGGCCCGCGCCCGGGAAGCCCGGGAAGTACGCGCTCCTGAACAAGCTCTACCACCTGGCCATCCTCGCCTGCGGCCTGGCCATGGCCGCCACGGGAGTGCTCCTCCTGTTCAAGGTGCGCACGCCCTTCTTCACGCGCGATCCCTACATCCTCTCCGAGGCCGCATGGGGCGTCGTCTACCTGCTGCACGGCTTCACCGGCGTGGCCCTGGTGGCCCTGGTGATCGTGCACGTGTACTTCGCGGCCCGGCCCGAGGAGCGGGCCGTGACCCGCTCCATGGTCGTGGGCTCCCTGGACCGCGACTTCTATCTGGCGCACCACGACCCCAAGCTGTGGCCCGCCGAGGCGCCGCGCGGCGCGAAGGAAAAGGCATGA